A window of Aricia agestis chromosome 3, ilAriAges1.1, whole genome shotgun sequence contains these coding sequences:
- the LOC121725579 gene encoding CLIP domain-containing serine protease B15-like, whose product MCIGRTPLAYNMLFYIIVLCLVCSGTSLKRGDVCSVGGKNGVCKLYDECEYSKLVVNVNEMKPTLCGYEGKRRVQIACCPKTDSYPDTGPLRKYFQATDDGIMRWRDMRCMYDGTLPMVCCKDTVDQHNIESRVVEEPDNCPKFPNVKMNPNIELSAAESIAFEKCLSYRQYSNKCVASDGDPDSFTRANTCNVYVDRISGGREAKLKEFPHMAVIGCLNGAPNADAEIVWIGGGALISDKFILTAGHALFDLDHKRVKYALLGSLNKRNIREGVLYNIIQRIAYDTYDSSTNANDIALLKLDRRVKLSEFIRPACLPVRGVATHLDYVIAGWGQTTDKGNTSDVLMMIEAVSKDEQLCIAKFNQKNFRWNSERMLCVSGKSETQDSCRGDSGGPLMAEVQDSALPCTYFVAGVVSFGPQCGQGALGVYTNVAPYLDWIVRNVWPEEFRRRA is encoded by the exons ATGTGCATCGGCCGGACGCCGCTCGCTTACAATATGCTATTTTATATCATTGTCTTGTGTTTAGTGTGCAGTGGAACATCTTTGAAAAGAG GCGATGTGTGTTCAGTCGGAGGCAAAAATGGTGTTTGCAAACTTTATGACGAGTGCGAGTATTCCAAGTTAGTGGTGAATGTAAACGAAATGAAACCGACG CTTTGCGGCTATGAAGGGAAAAGAAGAGTTCAGATAGCTTGCTGTCCCAAAACTGACTCGTATCCAGACACTGGGCCATTGCGGAAATACTTTCAGGCTACCGACGACGGTATTATGAGATGGCGTGACATG AGGTGTATGTACGACGGAACGTTACCGATGGTGTGCTGCAAAGACACTGTCGATCAACATAATATAGAGAGCAGAGTCGTAGAGGAGCCCGACAACTGCCCAAAATTTCCTAACGTCAAAATGAATCCTAATATTGAACTCAGCGCAGCAGAAAGCATTGCATTTGAGA AATGCCTGAGCTACCGACAGTACTCGAACAAGTGCGTTGCTTCTGACGGCGACCCCGACTCGTTCACCAGAGCCAACACGTGCAACGTCTACGTGGACCGCATCTCGGGCGGCAGGGAGGCCAAGCTGAAGGAATTTCCACACATG GCCGTCATCGGTTGCTTGAACGGCGCTCCGAACGCGGACGCTGAAATCGTGTGGATCGGCGGCGGAGCCCTCATCAGTGACAAGTTTATCCTGACCGCAGGACATGCGTTATTCGATCTAGACCA TAAGCGCGTGAAATACGCACTTCTGGGCAGCCTGAACAAGCGCAACATACGCGAGGGGGTGCTGTACAACATCATCCAGAGAATAGCGTACGACACGTACGACTCCAGCACCAATGCCAACGACATCGCGCTGCTCAAGCTGGACCGACG CGTGAAACTGTCAGAGTTCATTCGTCCCGCGTGTCTGCCCGTGCGGGGCGTCGCGACGCACCTGGACTACGTCATCGCCGGGTGGGGGCAAACCACTGACAAGGGCAACACTTCCGATGTCCTGATGATG atTGAAGCAGTCTCAAAAGATGAACAGTTGTGCATAGCGAAGTTTAATCAGAAAAATTTCCGTTGGAACTCAGAAAGAATGTTATGCGTTTCTGGAAAGTCCGAGACGCAAGATTCTTGCAGG GGAGACAGCGGCGGGCCCCTGATGGCGGAGGTCCAAGACTCGGCGCTGCCTTGCACGTACTTCGTGGCGGGGGTGGTGTCGTTCGGACCGCAGTGCGGGCAGGGCGCGCTCGGCGTCTACACCAACGTCGCGCCCTACCTCGACTGGATCGTACGCAACGTGTGGCCCGAGGAGTTCAGACGACGCGCTTGA